ATCTGAAAATCACCGCCAGAATGAAACGCATCATCTCGCGGGGCGGGGAAAAAATATGTCCGGTTGAAATCGAAAACGTCCTCATGAATCATAAGGACGTAAGCGCGGCTATGGTGGTCGGCATTCCCGATGAGCTGTACGGGGAACTCGTCTGCGCCTGCGTAATCGGGAAAAAAGGGGCGAATCTGACCGAGGAACGGCTGCGGATGGAGATTACGCCGCATTTGTCGGCCTTCAAGATTCCCCGGTATTTTGTGTTCCTTGACGAGCTCCCGCTGTCGCCGACAGGGAAGCTTGCGGTTCCCGCCATTCAGGGACTTGCTCTGGAACGGATAGGAGAGCTTAGGAAAAATGCGTAGATACTACCCCGGGATCACGATATTCAAGCTCGCCGGCTCGCTGATAGTGCTGATCGCGCATGTAATGTTGTTCCGGTATTTCGGTGAGATGCCGAATGGGCAGATGAATTATATTTTTAACGCCATGAAAGTCATTGTGCCCTGCTTTTATATGATTTCCGGGTTTTTGGCTTATCGGGGGTGGTCCGGGGCCGAAAATCCAGCCGCCTATGTACGCAAGTACCTGACCCGGATTTTAGTGGTCTACGGTTTCTTTTGTCTCATCTTTGCCGGGGAGTTTGTCGTTCCGGCTTTGATCAGGGGAGGTTTAACGGCGTCCAACCTTTTTTTGCAGGCCAAAATAATGGCGGCGATGTTCCTGCTGAACGGACCCTTTATCCAGCTGTGGTTTATTCCGCCGCTTATGTTCGGGATGCTGCTGGCTTACTTTCTATTCCGAAGAACATCTCTTCGGGCTGCGGCCGTCCTGACCTTGCTTGGATTTCTGCTCGCTCAAACGTTATTCGGTACGCTCCGTGCGATTCTGGACGCTATAACGGGCGGCATCCCCTTTTTGGACACGGATTACGGCGGGTATTTGGAGCTCTTCGCCGAGCGTTATCTGGGCTACGGTCTTACGTTCGTAACGGCGGGAGCTTTCATCGCCAAATATGAAGAACGGTTTTTGCGGCTGGGTGCAAGGTTCTTTCTCGTTCCGGCTGCAGTGCTTACTCTTATTGAAACGCTGCTTCTTATGCTTGGAGCCAAGTGGACCCCTGATTATTCTTTGGCCTTTTGCATGATTCCGAATACCGTCCTGTTCTTTTATGGAGTGCTTCGCATCAAGAGCCGCTCTATCCAGGCCTATCACTCGACTATCAATCTATTCAGTATGGTGACCTTTTTCGGCCATATTCCTTTCATTCAGATCAACCTTTTGCTGTTGAAATGGGATGTCGCCAGATTGGAGATTACCCGGGGATGGATCGTGCTGCTGATTACGCTGCTGGAATGTCTGGCAGGAACGCTGATACTGGCATTAAGCAAGAGACAAGCGGCCTGGAGCCGTCAAAGAGACCCGTACTCTTAATATTTTTGAAGAGTTTGTTCTTTATTAAGCACGGAAAAGATGGTAAATTAAAAACAAATCTAAGCTGCTTGCAGCCTGCGCTGCCGGCATCATTTACATGCAGGAGCATTAAGATGAGATTTGGAGGGACAGGATGGGTGCGATCAGCGGGATTTACATGTTTGGAAGCGATACGAATGCCGCCCCGGCCGGCTCGTCCATTTTCGGGAAATTGAAAGCCTACTCCTTTAACCGGACAGGAGAATGGGTGGATCAATCCGTGCATCTGGGCTGCGGAATTCTATACAACACGCCTGAATCGAAAATGGAAGAGCTGCCGCGCTGCAATGACAATGGCGCCTTGGTCATTACGGCGGATGCAATTATTGACAACCGGGCTGAGCTGCTGGAACAATTCAACCTGCAACCTGGTGACCCGGCAGTTGTGACCGACAGCGAACTGATTATCCGGGCATACGAAACTTGGGGACATGCCTGTCCCGGGCATCTTATCGGCGATTACGCATTTGCGATTTGGGATATCGGCAAGCAGGAGCTGTTTATCGCGCGTGACGCCATGGGATCAAGGACCTTGTACTATACCTGTGAGGACGGTTATTTTTCCTTTTGCACAGTAGAGAAGCCATTATTGGGTCTGTTCGGCAAGCGGGCCGAGTTGGATGAGAAATGGATTACCGATTTTTTATCGATAGACGGAATTCAACATGAACTGGAATGCGAAGGAACTGTTTACCGGGGGATCAGCCAGCTGCCGCCCGCCCATTATGGAATAGTCAATGCTATGGGTTTGGTCAAAAAGCGGTATTGGGAGCCGTTAAGGGACATTAAGCCGATCGTTTTTGGCAGTGATGAAGAGTATGTTGAAGCCTTTAACCGGTGTTTCTCGGAAGCGGTATCGTGCCGGCTGAGAAGCCTGGGCGAGACGGGGATTTTTCTGAGCGGCGGGATGGATTCCGGTTCGATTGCCTCTGTTGCTGCTCCCCAATTAGCCGATAAGGGGAAAAAGCTGTATGGATTCACATCCGTTCCGGTGCCCGGGTTCAGCGAGCAGCCGTCCGGAACGGCAATCTATAATGAATCCCGTGAAGTCGAGCTTATCGCACAGGCTTACCCTAACATTGATATCACTTACGGGAGCTTTGCTGAAAAAAATTGCCTGACCGATGCCGATGAATTGCTTCGAATCTTTGAGCAGCCTTATAAAATTTTTCAAAACATGACATGGTATCATTCGTTCTTAAAGATGGCCGCCAAAAGAAATTGTACGGTGATGCTGAACGGCCAGACTGGGAACAGTACCATCTCGTATGGCAATTTCGGGGTTCAATTGGCGACGCTGTATAGAAAAGGGAGAATCGCCGCGGCGGCCAGGGAAATTTATGAATTCAGCAAATTGGCGAATGCGCCGGTGAGGAAAGTGCTGAAAAGCGCGATTCCCGTAGTCATGCCGTACCGTTTGAAAGTTTGGAAGAACCGGAGGCAGCTTCGGGAGTTTGACCGTTTTGAGAATATGGTGGTGAAAAGGTCGCTGATCCAAAAATGGGATGTAATCAGCGGGCTCGACCGGATTGGAGCCAATACGCCGATCAGCCGTTTTCCGGATTATGAGGAGGATCGAAAGTCGAGAACCAGTCCTCTGCCGTTTGCGCACATCGGAGCGGTGGAGACCAAATTATCGCTGGCTAATGGAATTACGATCCGTGATCCCTCCCGGGATAAACGCGTCTTCGAATTCTGCATGGCCATTCCATCCGAACAATTTGTGCGGAATGGTCAGGATAGATATTTGCTGCGGCGGGCCATGAAAGGGATACTTCCGGACCCGATCCGGCTGAATATCCGGACCAAAGGGCTTCAAAGCGCGGATTGGATCTATAGGCTGGCTCCGCAGTGGCCCGAGGTTCTCGACGAAGCCGAGAGGGTCCTGGAGCAAGGCGATCTAGAGCCATACGTGGACAAGGATAAGCTGAGGGAGAAGCTTGCCAAGGCCAGCCGGGACATAAACAAGAATGAGGAAAATCTAATCCGGTCTATAGTGATTACCGTCATTTTCTCCAGATTTATAGCAGCATTTAATCCGACACCCGAGGTGGTAAAATGAGCGGTCCTGATTTCCGGTTTCGTTATAAAGCGTTTGGATTGAATATCGCTTCCAATTTCCTGATCGAAGGCCTGCTGCCGGCGGACGGCGAACCTGAAGTCTATATCAAGGAGGGAAAGGTGCCCGTCGACTTGCCCGGTCCTCCGAATTCTTATGGATACACTAGAGTCGGCACAGACGGATTTGCTTTCCGCGTCAAGGACATCGGCACATTTCTCGTTACGGACGGCACACAGATCATCGCAGAACGAAGTGAAGGCTGCGAACCGGGAGCCCATGTTCTATTCATCCTTGGAACCTGTATAGGAGTGCTCTTGTTCCAGCGCGGCCTGCTTCCGGTCCACGGCGGCGCATTGGCGCTGGAAGGGAAGCATATCATCGTAACCGGGCATTCCGGTGCGGGCAAATCTACGCTGACAGCGGCATTGACCAAGCGCGGCTGCGCTTTTTTAGCCGATGATATCGCGGCGCTCCAAGAGGACGAAAGGGGAGAGCCGTGGATTGTGCCCTCTTTCCCAAGACAAAAGCTGTGGCGGGATACGGCCGAGCAGATTTATGGCAGTGTTGATTCATTGGACCGGATTCCGGGTATACGGGATAAGTATCATGTTTCGATGGACGGCGGATTTATTGAGGTTCCCCAAAGGCTGGACGCCCTCTTTGAATTGTCCACGCATCCGGGTTCCGAGGTGATCGTCTCCGAGGTGAAAGGTCCGGAAAAGCTGATGGTTATACTACGGAATATCTATCGCTCCGAGTTCATCGAGCTTATGGGGAAACAGGGTGAGCATTTTATGCGATGTTCCGCGCTTGCCGCAGCGATTCGTGTTTTTCATATCGAACGACCAGAGAATGGTTTTACAGTGGATGAACAAATCAAGGGCATAATTCATAAATTAAACGGAATTTTATAGGGTGATGGAGGATTTTTATGGCATTTTAATGATATTATGACAATAGTTATGCCAAGAATGTTCTCAATAACGACCGAATGATCTTGATTTTTTGAAATATCTATTGTATTGTTATATCAAATATTGCCAGCGGCATCTTGGTTAAACGGGGAATAAGCGGGGCAACGGCGATATTTAAATATCAGGAGGTGGAGTATATGATTAAAAAAGTATGGGAAAAGCCGGAAGTGAAGGAACTGAAAGTGAGCGGCACAGAGTTTGGTACGAAGATTACACCTAAGGTTGATGCCACCTACACTGACGGCACGCATATCTTCTACTCTTTCAGCTAATTCATTTAAAACGGAAGAGACCTCAAACGGGTTCAAGGTTTGAGGTCTCTTTTAATGCGGTTTGATATGAAGAGCTTGTTACTTGCTTTGAGTAACAAGCTCTTGTTGTTCAAATATAAGACTGTATAAGCGGAGCGCTTAACATTTTTACTTATATTTCTACGAGAAACGGTGCCTAAAGGCGATACTCGTATCGCCACTTCGGAAGCTAAAGCTTCTGAAAAGACGGCGATGCCGTTTCTTCTTGGTATAACACGCCACCAGACAGGCGGTAGATATGGTCGCAGACATCGAATACAGACAAGCGGTGGGTGATGGCAATGCATGTTCTTGGCGGCTGGGAGTTCCGGATATTTTGCAGGACCGCCCATTCCGTATCCATATCCAGGGCGGAGGTCGCCTCATCGAGCAGCAGGATGGGCGCCGGCCTCAGCAGGGCCCGGGCGATGGCGATCCGCTGGGCCTGGCCCTCGGATAAGCCGGAGCCATGTTCGCCGATAACCGTATGAATGCCTTCCGGAAGCTTCTCTATAAAGCCCCGGGCACAGGCTGTTTCAATGGCGGCATGTATGTCCTCTTCTGTAGCCGCAGGATTGCCGATCCGCAGATTGTCAGCGATCGTACCGGAGAATAACGTGTTGCCTTGAGGAACGTAGGAAAAATAAGACCGGGTATCAGCCGACAGGCTGACGGGTTCGCGGTCCTTGCCGATGATGCTGATGTTCCCGTTCTGCGGTTCGATCAATGCGAGCAGAAGCCGGAGCAGCGTTGTTTTGCCTTCCCCCGAAGTCCCGATAAGGGCGACAAGCTCGCCGGGATGAATGCGGAGAGAAACATCGGTAAGAATCGGCTTGTTTGCTTCATAGCTGTATGAGACATGTTCCATGCGCAGTTCGGATAAGCTTTCCTTGACGGCCGGGGCGGTCTCTTTTTTAGCTTCCGGCTGCAATTTTTGAAATACGATCAATCGTTCCGCGGATGTGACCATGGCGATGAGGATCGGGAAAGTGCGGGCCAGACCTTCAAGCGGTCCCTGAATTTGTCCTACAAGCTGCAAAAAGGCGGTAAACATCCCGAAACTCGCGGCCCCGGTGGATATTCGGAAAGCGCCCCAGATAAAGGCCAGGAAAAATCCGAGCCGGTAACCGATTCCCATTGTAAGGTCTGCCGCCGCGTTAAAACGGGTGCGTTTAAGTATCCAGAACAATCGGTCCTGCTGGGAAGATTGCACTTTCTCCAAGCTGTTTTTTTCATTCTCGAAGGTTTTAACAATGAGCAGATTCTGGACGCATTCATGCAGCAGGGAGCGATAGCGGCTTTCGGCGGCCTGGATTTGATGCTGCAACTTCTTCAGCTTGCTGCCGATATACCAGCTGATGAGTACGGACACGGGTCCAAGCACGAATGCGAACAGGGCCAGCGTTTTGTCAAAGTACAGCAGCGTAAAAAAGGCGGCCGCGAATTGGACAATCAATGCGACGATGTTCGGCAAGGTATTGATTAATCCATCGGTGACGTTGGCCGAATCGCTTGTCAGGTGGGTCAACAGATCGCCGCTGTGGTATTTCCCGGCGGCGCTCCACTCCGTTCTATACAGCCGGTCCATGAAGCTCCGCTGCAGATCATTGTTGACCGCTTCTCTCAGCTTAACGCTTCTCAAGGTCAGCAAGGAGGAAAGGCCCAACTGGAGAATCAGAATTAAGGCAAAGGCGATGGCGTATAATCCGCTAAGGCGCATGCTGCTCTGCACGGCATGATCGATTACCTGCTTGGAGACGATGGCGAGGGCCGCTCCGCTAAGAGAAATGATGACATTGAGCAGAATGATCGCGGACAGCGCACCCCATTTTCTCTTCATGCACTGTGTCAGCCAGCGGTAAATATCGGTGTTAAAGAGATGCCTAAGTTTGTTCATGCGTAATCTCCCCAATCTGCCGGATTGCTGGAAAAAAGTAACGGTTAAAGCAGGGACTAAAGTGCGGGTATGTTCGCTGAAAGAAACGAACGGAAGTAAATACTTGGATATGCCTCTGGTCTTAAGGTGAAGTCTATCAAAGATAAATCAAAAATCAAGATGTATTTACAAATCCCCCATTCCATTATATTCTTTATAAAGAACTACCTTGTAGTTAATTTAGACTATATGAAAGAGAGGACTCGG
This region of Paenibacillus sp. URB8-2 genomic DNA includes:
- a CDS encoding asparagine synthetase B family protein; its protein translation is MGAISGIYMFGSDTNAAPAGSSIFGKLKAYSFNRTGEWVDQSVHLGCGILYNTPESKMEELPRCNDNGALVITADAIIDNRAELLEQFNLQPGDPAVVTDSELIIRAYETWGHACPGHLIGDYAFAIWDIGKQELFIARDAMGSRTLYYTCEDGYFSFCTVEKPLLGLFGKRAELDEKWITDFLSIDGIQHELECEGTVYRGISQLPPAHYGIVNAMGLVKKRYWEPLRDIKPIVFGSDEEYVEAFNRCFSEAVSCRLRSLGETGIFLSGGMDSGSIASVAAPQLADKGKKLYGFTSVPVPGFSEQPSGTAIYNESREVELIAQAYPNIDITYGSFAEKNCLTDADELLRIFEQPYKIFQNMTWYHSFLKMAAKRNCTVMLNGQTGNSTISYGNFGVQLATLYRKGRIAAAAREIYEFSKLANAPVRKVLKSAIPVVMPYRLKVWKNRRQLREFDRFENMVVKRSLIQKWDVISGLDRIGANTPISRFPDYEEDRKSRTSPLPFAHIGAVETKLSLANGITIRDPSRDKRVFEFCMAIPSEQFVRNGQDRYLLRRAMKGILPDPIRLNIRTKGLQSADWIYRLAPQWPEVLDEAERVLEQGDLEPYVDKDKLREKLAKASRDINKNEENLIRSIVITVIFSRFIAAFNPTPEVVK
- a CDS encoding acyltransferase family protein, giving the protein MRRYYPGITIFKLAGSLIVLIAHVMLFRYFGEMPNGQMNYIFNAMKVIVPCFYMISGFLAYRGWSGAENPAAYVRKYLTRILVVYGFFCLIFAGEFVVPALIRGGLTASNLFLQAKIMAAMFLLNGPFIQLWFIPPLMFGMLLAYFLFRRTSLRAAAVLTLLGFLLAQTLFGTLRAILDAITGGIPFLDTDYGGYLELFAERYLGYGLTFVTAGAFIAKYEERFLRLGARFFLVPAAVLTLIETLLLMLGAKWTPDYSLAFCMIPNTVLFFYGVLRIKSRSIQAYHSTINLFSMVTFFGHIPFIQINLLLLKWDVARLEITRGWIVLLITLLECLAGTLILALSKRQAAWSRQRDPYS
- a CDS encoding ABC transporter ATP-binding protein; translated protein: MNKLRHLFNTDIYRWLTQCMKRKWGALSAIILLNVIISLSGAALAIVSKQVIDHAVQSSMRLSGLYAIAFALILILQLGLSSLLTLRSVKLREAVNNDLQRSFMDRLYRTEWSAAGKYHSGDLLTHLTSDSANVTDGLINTLPNIVALIVQFAAAFFTLLYFDKTLALFAFVLGPVSVLISWYIGSKLKKLQHQIQAAESRYRSLLHECVQNLLIVKTFENEKNSLEKVQSSQQDRLFWILKRTRFNAAADLTMGIGYRLGFFLAFIWGAFRISTGAASFGMFTAFLQLVGQIQGPLEGLARTFPILIAMVTSAERLIVFQKLQPEAKKETAPAVKESLSELRMEHVSYSYEANKPILTDVSLRIHPGELVALIGTSGEGKTTLLRLLLALIEPQNGNISIIGKDREPVSLSADTRSYFSYVPQGNTLFSGTIADNLRIGNPAATEEDIHAAIETACARGFIEKLPEGIHTVIGEHGSGLSEGQAQRIAIARALLRPAPILLLDEATSALDMDTEWAVLQNIRNSQPPRTCIAITHRLSVFDVCDHIYRLSGGVLYQEETASPSFQKL